Proteins encoded together in one Caldicellulosiruptor saccharolyticus DSM 8903 window:
- the secE gene encoding preprotein translocase subunit SecE: MVEKKKIEKPVTKPNTNRKKVTFKEWWTKTVKFFKDVRIEMKKVVWPSQKQVIKHTIVVLTFTLFFTVFILLADVIYEQLIFKFLLKIR, translated from the coding sequence ATGGTGGAGAAGAAGAAAATAGAGAAGCCAGTTACAAAGCCTAATACTAATAGGAAAAAGGTAACATTTAAAGAATGGTGGACAAAAACAGTAAAGTTTTTTAAAGATGTTAGAATTGAAATGAAGAAGGTTGTATGGCCTTCTCAAAAACAGGTTATTAAACATACCATTGTTGTTTTGACATTTACATTATTTTTCACAGTGTTCATTCTACTTGCAGATGTGATATATGAACAGCTTATTTTCAAGTTCTTGCTAAAGATAAGATAA
- a CDS encoding helix-turn-helix domain-containing protein, whose product MLPEHEILKYLGLQIRVLREWAGLKQTELAKKLHISQTTLARYENGELRPPIETLLRIADFFDVSIDALLGRKNSHKDPLSILQELRIQKEQNVLENEIKELLDKTANKEELRLLLRQLKSCSPKTIKRLIKIIKAIEEEEQKNE is encoded by the coding sequence ATGTTACCAGAACACGAAATTTTAAAGTATTTAGGTCTACAAATAAGAGTTTTAAGAGAATGGGCAGGATTAAAACAAACTGAATTGGCTAAAAAATTGCATATCTCTCAAACTACCCTTGCAAGATATGAAAATGGAGAATTACGACCACCAATTGAAACATTGTTGCGCATAGCTGACTTTTTTGATGTCAGTATTGACGCTCTATTGGGTAGGAAAAATTCTCATAAAGACCCACTTTCAATCTTGCAAGAGCTTAGAATTCAAAAAGAACAAAATGTTTTGGAAAACGAAATTAAAGAATTGCTTGATAAGACTGCAAATAAAGAAGAATTAAGATTATTGTTAAGACAACTTAAGTCTTGTTCACCAAAAACAATTAAACGTCTCATCAAAATCATAAAGGCAATTGAGGAGGAAGAACAAAAGAATGAGTGA
- a CDS encoding GntR family transcriptional regulator: MNEKNDSHYFLIENYKPLREIVFEKLRDMIVNGDLRPGERLMEIKLAEMLGVSRTPIREAIRKLELEGLVVMLPRKGAYVADISKKEIMDVLEIRAALDKLAAGLATQRMTKTEKEELKKVLASFEKNFKLGNIEGMITDDIRLHDIIYIGAKNEKLQHIINNLREQITRFRIIYLKEIYRKNEKLLDEHREIVDAILSGDIEKAQKMAEEHIKNQEMELIKSLKF, from the coding sequence ATGAATGAAAAAAATGATTCACACTATTTTTTGATTGAAAACTATAAGCCTTTGAGGGAGATTGTGTTTGAAAAACTCAGAGATATGATTGTCAATGGAGATTTAAGACCTGGAGAGAGGCTGATGGAGATAAAGCTTGCAGAGATGCTTGGTGTTTCCAGAACGCCCATCAGGGAAGCTATCAGAAAACTTGAGTTAGAAGGACTTGTGGTTATGCTTCCACGAAAAGGCGCTTATGTTGCGGATATTTCTAAAAAAGAGATTATGGATGTTTTAGAGATTAGAGCAGCTCTGGATAAATTAGCAGCAGGCCTTGCAACTCAGAGAATGACAAAGACTGAAAAAGAGGAACTCAAGAAAGTGCTTGCTTCATTTGAGAAGAATTTCAAATTGGGAAACATCGAAGGAATGATAACTGATGATATTAGGTTGCATGATATAATATATATAGGAGCAAAAAATGAAAAACTGCAACACATTATAAATAATCTCCGTGAACAGATTACAAGATTTAGAATTATCTATTTAAAAGAAATATACAGAAAAAATGAAAAACTATTAGACGAACATAGAGAAATTGTAGATGCAATCTTAAGTGGTGATATAGAAAAAGCCCAGAAGATGGCAGAAGAGCATATAAAGAATCAAGAGATGGAACTTATTAAAAGCTTAAAATTTTAA
- the rplK gene encoding 50S ribosomal protein L11: MAKKVLTQIKLQIPAGKATPAPPVGPALGQHGVNIMQFCKEFNERTAKDAGLIIPVVITVYSDRSFTFITKTPPASVLLKKAAGIESGSPKPNKQKVATLKRDVIRKIAEQKMPDLTAATLEAAMRTIEGTAKSMGIVVED, translated from the coding sequence ATGGCGAAAAAGGTTTTGACACAGATTAAACTTCAGATTCCTGCAGGAAAAGCAACACCAGCACCACCAGTTGGACCAGCATTGGGTCAACATGGTGTTAATATTATGCAATTTTGTAAAGAGTTTAATGAAAGAACAGCGAAAGATGCTGGGTTGATTATTCCAGTTGTTATAACAGTATATTCTGATAGGTCATTTACATTTATAACAAAAACTCCACCAGCATCAGTTTTGCTAAAGAAAGCTGCAGGAATTGAAAGTGGTTCACCAAAGCCAAACAAGCAAAAGGTTGCTACTTTGAAAAGAGATGTAATTAGGAAGATTGCTGAACAAAAGATGCCGGACTTAACTGCTGCAACTTTAGAAGCAGCAATGAGGACTATTGAAGGTACTGCAAAGAGTATGGGAATTGTTGTAGAAGATTAA
- the rplJ gene encoding 50S ribosomal protein L10 — MPKSRALKEQLLNEYKEKLSKAKAGVIVCNHGITVEQDTALRKKLREAGVEYKVVKKTLFTFAVRENNLSELEQFFEGPIAIALSYDDPVKVAKVLKEGAKDLEKLEIRGGFIEGKIISAKEVDALSKLPSKEELVAKMLGGLNAPMSGLVYVLSGTIRKLVLALDAIAKKQSA; from the coding sequence GTGCCAAAATCAAGAGCATTGAAAGAACAGCTTTTAAATGAGTACAAAGAAAAGCTCTCAAAGGCAAAAGCGGGCGTTATTGTATGTAATCATGGAATCACAGTTGAGCAGGATACAGCTTTGAGAAAAAAACTCAGAGAAGCAGGAGTGGAATACAAAGTAGTAAAGAAAACGTTATTTACCTTTGCTGTAAGAGAAAACAACTTGTCAGAACTTGAACAGTTTTTTGAAGGACCAATTGCAATTGCCCTTTCTTATGATGATCCTGTAAAGGTTGCAAAGGTTTTAAAAGAAGGTGCAAAAGACCTTGAAAAGTTAGAAATTAGAGGCGGGTTTATTGAAGGCAAAATAATTTCTGCAAAAGAGGTTGATGCGCTTTCAAAACTTCCATCAAAAGAAGAACTTGTTGCAAAGATGCTTGGCGGCTTGAATGCGCCTATGTCTGGGCTTGTTTATGTACTCTCTGGTACTATTCGAAAGCTTGTTCTGGCACTCGATGCTATTGCTAAAAAGCAGAGTGCTTAA
- a CDS encoding IS256-like element ISCsa2 family transposase: protein MEKNEIFETAKNMAIEQVLNMYCSKDDPTRPALKQLLENLLDCFMLSERTVYLAKNENDKGNGFYGRKLATPVGSLEISVPRTRSGNFRPSILPDRYKRVDSSYTDLLMSLVANGYSESSLVQTLKSMNLPYSEDEIEKIKNDLKNELQLFKQRELPESAFALIIDGYHCEIKDNSKVKQATCYVVLGIDLEGKKDIFGIYTFFGKENKADWMRVFDDLITRGLKKVLIVVSDDFPGIIDAVRLAYPLADHQLCFVHLQRNVRKHMAKDDASVFNKELDKLRTSSADFDEAISKFKLLCEQYSSKYPRFIKGICEKAEFYLAHMRYPEDLRKYIYTTNAVESVNSMIEKIRINSGGYFQSVEVLEINIYLQRENLRRGKWKNGVPILKKCSYNILQLYNIRYEMETQNS from the coding sequence ATGGAGAAAAATGAAATTTTTGAAACCGCTAAAAATATGGCTATCGAGCAAGTATTAAATATGTATTGCTCCAAAGATGATCCTACTCGCCCAGCTTTAAAACAGCTTTTGGAAAACTTGCTCGATTGCTTTATGTTATCAGAAAGAACTGTTTACCTTGCTAAAAACGAAAACGATAAAGGCAATGGTTTTTACGGCAGAAAACTTGCAACACCTGTTGGCAGCCTTGAAATTTCTGTTCCTCGCACACGCTCTGGTAACTTTCGACCTTCCATTCTCCCTGACCGCTACAAAAGGGTTGACAGCTCATACACTGACCTGCTCATGTCTTTAGTCGCCAATGGTTACTCAGAAAGTTCTCTTGTCCAAACTCTTAAAAGCATGAATCTGCCTTATTCTGAAGACGAAATCGAAAAAATCAAAAACGATCTTAAAAACGAGCTTCAACTTTTCAAACAAAGAGAACTTCCTGAAAGTGCTTTTGCTCTTATCATTGACGGTTACCATTGCGAAATTAAAGATAACTCAAAAGTTAAACAAGCTACTTGCTATGTCGTGCTTGGCATTGATTTAGAAGGCAAAAAAGATATCTTCGGTATCTACACTTTCTTCGGCAAAGAAAACAAAGCCGATTGGATGAGAGTCTTTGACGACTTAATTACAAGAGGTCTTAAAAAAGTCTTAATAGTTGTAAGCGATGATTTTCCAGGCATTATCGATGCTGTTAGACTCGCTTATCCCCTTGCCGACCATCAACTATGTTTTGTTCACCTTCAACGCAATGTCAGAAAACATATGGCAAAAGATGATGCTTCCGTTTTCAACAAAGAGCTTGATAAACTAAGAACTTCCTCTGCTGATTTTGACGAAGCTATTTCAAAGTTCAAACTTCTTTGTGAGCAATACTCCTCAAAATATCCTCGATTCATAAAAGGTATTTGCGAAAAAGCAGAGTTCTATCTTGCACATATGAGGTATCCTGAAGATTTAAGAAAGTACATTTATACTACTAATGCTGTAGAAAGCGTAAACAGTATGATTGAAAAGATAAGAATAAACTCCGGTGGTTATTTTCAATCTGTAGAAGTTTTAGAGATAAACATATATTTACAAAGAGAAAACTTGCGTCGGGGCAAGTGGAAAAACGGAGTACCTATTCTTAAAAAATGTAGTTACAATATATTACAGCTCTACAATATACGCTATGAAATGGAAACACAAAATTCTTGA
- a CDS encoding DUF1858 domain-containing protein, whose translation MPRITTDTIIADVLRIDRGTIPIFLNNGLHCLGCPSAQGESIEEACALHGIDAQKLVDELNEYLKSKGLLD comes from the coding sequence ATGCCAAGGATAACAACTGATACAATTATTGCGGATGTGCTCAGAATTGACAGAGGAACTATCCCTATATTTTTGAACAATGGACTTCACTGTTTGGGATGTCCATCAGCGCAAGGGGAGAGCATTGAAGAAGCTTGTGCTCTTCATGGGATAGACGCACAAAAGCTTGTTGATGAGCTGAATGAATATCTCAAGAGTAAGGGTCTTTTAGATTAA
- a CDS encoding tyrosine-type recombinase/integrase: MTGHIEKKKGKFQVVLEYGIDGNGKRIRKYKTFDKESEAKKYLIQMLANEGKFIPLNEFLDRWLEEYAKNYVAPKTYIKYKDSLKHVRKAFPSHTLQQLNTFELQKFFNQLSQTLSQASVRKIYSVLNNALKTAIKWNMLKENPLEFVKLPQKYEEKKIKVWDIETVKKFLEDIKDEKIHTAVTLALHAGLRAGEICGLTWDNVDFEKKCIHIKQALQKIGKEIIIKPPKSKTSIRTIYMTSYLYETLLEEYKRQEPLREAYKKLGNFVCIHETGNPFCPDYFTHTFKKLVSCLGYPEIRFHDLRHTFATILLQAQTNPKIAAEILGHSNTKLFLNLYAHVLDEQKIKATHKIEEILG, translated from the coding sequence TTGACTGGACATATAGAAAAGAAAAAAGGTAAATTCCAAGTTGTTCTTGAGTACGGCATAGATGGAAACGGCAAACGAATAAGAAAATATAAAACTTTCGATAAAGAATCAGAAGCTAAAAAATATTTAATACAAATGCTTGCCAATGAAGGAAAATTTATTCCGCTTAATGAGTTTTTAGACAGATGGCTTGAAGAATATGCTAAAAACTATGTGGCACCCAAAACATACATTAAATACAAAGATTCACTGAAACATGTCAGAAAAGCTTTTCCCTCACACACACTACAACAACTTAATACTTTTGAGCTTCAAAAATTCTTCAATCAATTGTCGCAAACACTTAGTCAAGCAAGCGTCAGAAAAATATATTCTGTCCTAAATAATGCTCTGAAAACAGCTATAAAATGGAATATGCTTAAAGAAAATCCTTTAGAGTTTGTTAAACTACCACAAAAATATGAAGAAAAGAAAATCAAGGTGTGGGATATTGAAACAGTCAAAAAGTTTTTGGAAGATATCAAAGACGAAAAAATTCACACAGCGGTTACACTTGCACTTCATGCTGGATTAAGAGCGGGGGAAATATGCGGTTTGACTTGGGATAATGTTGATTTCGAAAAGAAGTGTATTCATATAAAACAAGCTTTACAAAAAATCGGCAAAGAAATTATTATCAAACCACCAAAAAGTAAAACTTCTATTAGAACAATTTATATGACAAGCTATCTTTATGAAACTTTATTAGAAGAATATAAAAGACAAGAACCTTTGAGAGAAGCTTATAAAAAGCTGGGGAATTTTGTCTGCATACATGAAACAGGCAACCCATTTTGCCCTGATTATTTCACACATACTTTTAAAAAGCTTGTAAGTTGTTTGGGATATCCTGAAATAAGATTTCATGACTTGAGACACACATTCGCAACTATACTTTTGCAAGCACAAACAAATCCAAAAATCGCAGCAGAAATATTAGGACATTCAAATACAAAATTATTTTTAAACTTGTATGCACATGTTTTAGATGAACAAAAAATCAAGGCTACCCACAAAATAGAGGAAATTTTAGGATAG
- the nusG gene encoding transcription termination/antitermination protein NusG, which yields MSDKRAKWYVVHTYCGYENKVKANLEKIIENRNLSDKILDIRIPTELVTEIKDGKKIVKEKKKFPSYVLIKAVMDNDIWYTIRNVRGVTGFVGPESKPTPLTDEEIEAMGIKEEEVVEVFDIEVGDNVKIVAGPFADFYGPVIDINKERKKVKVMLNLFGRETPVEFDYHQVEKF from the coding sequence ATGAGTGATAAAAGAGCAAAATGGTATGTTGTTCATACCTATTGTGGGTATGAGAATAAGGTAAAAGCAAATTTAGAGAAGATAATTGAAAATAGAAATCTTTCTGATAAAATATTAGATATTAGAATTCCTACTGAACTTGTAACAGAGATTAAAGATGGTAAAAAGATTGTAAAGGAAAAAAAGAAGTTTCCTTCATATGTGCTAATAAAGGCAGTAATGGATAATGATATCTGGTATACAATTAGGAATGTCAGAGGAGTAACAGGATTTGTAGGACCTGAGTCAAAGCCCACACCTCTTACTGATGAAGAAATTGAGGCAATGGGGATAAAAGAAGAAGAGGTTGTTGAGGTATTTGACATTGAAGTGGGGGATAATGTGAAAATTGTCGCTGGTCCATTTGCAGATTTTTATGGACCTGTTATTGATATAAACAAAGAAAGAAAAAAAGTGAAGGTAATGCTGAACTTGTTTGGACGAGAGACTCCTGTTGAGTTTGATTATCACCAAGTAGAAAAGTTTTAA
- the rpmG gene encoding 50S ribosomal protein L33 — protein sequence MAAKGARMIIHLECTECKNRNYTTEKNKKNDPDRLELRKYCKFCRKHTLHRETK from the coding sequence ATGGCAGCAAAAGGAGCGAGAATGATAATCCATCTTGAATGTACAGAGTGCAAGAACAGAAACTACACAACAGAGAAGAACAAAAAAAACGATCCTGACAGGCTTGAACTCAGGAAATACTGTAAATTTTGCCGAAAGCACACCCTTCATAGAGAAACCAAATAG
- the rplA gene encoding 50S ribosomal protein L1 — protein MFRGKKYQEAAKLVDKTKLYDPEEAIDLALKTSYAKFDETVEVHVRLNVDPRHADQQVRGTVVLPNGTGKNVRVLVFAKGDKAKEAEEAGADYVGAEELVAKIQNEGWTDFDVCIATPDMMGLVGRLGKVLGPKGLMPNPKSGTVTMDIAKAVKEAKAGRVEFRLDKTAIIHCPIGKVSFGKEKLLENYRTLMDAIIKARPAAKGQFIKSITVATTMGPGIKVNPLKPL, from the coding sequence ATGTTCAGAGGCAAGAAGTATCAAGAAGCAGCAAAGCTTGTTGACAAAACCAAGTTATATGATCCAGAAGAAGCTATTGATTTGGCTTTAAAGACATCTTATGCTAAATTTGACGAAACAGTTGAAGTACATGTCAGATTAAACGTTGACCCAAGACATGCAGACCAGCAAGTAAGAGGCACAGTTGTCCTTCCAAATGGAACTGGAAAGAATGTAAGAGTACTGGTATTTGCAAAAGGTGACAAGGCAAAAGAGGCTGAAGAAGCAGGTGCTGATTATGTAGGTGCAGAAGAGCTTGTTGCAAAGATTCAAAATGAAGGTTGGACAGACTTTGATGTATGTATTGCAACACCTGATATGATGGGATTAGTTGGAAGGCTCGGTAAAGTATTAGGGCCAAAAGGTCTTATGCCAAACCCGAAATCGGGAACAGTAACAATGGACATTGCAAAGGCTGTCAAGGAAGCAAAGGCTGGTAGGGTGGAGTTTAGGCTTGACAAGACTGCAATAATTCACTGTCCGATTGGGAAGGTTTCATTTGGTAAAGAAAAACTTCTTGAGAACTATAGAACGCTTATGGATGCAATAATTAAAGCAAGACCAGCAGCAAAGGGCCAGTTCATAAAGAGTATTACGGTTGCAACTACAATGGGTCCTGGCATAAAGGTAAATCCATTAAAACCTCTATAA
- a CDS encoding nucleotidyltransferase family protein: MVNAIILAGSDKNKSGTPYECKALIKLNNKFMIEYVLDAVCSSRHVSRIVVVGPRKLKDLFETKYPRVEFVEEDTSIMKNAKKGIEYLNDTKKILFLTSDLPFITAEAIDHFIEESIKTGADICYPIVEKSINDEKYPQMKRTYGTVKEGTFTGGNAIIINPSIFDRCYSLAEKLVEKRKNPIAMARLIGPTILLLFLTKKLSIQKVEKRVSKVFKVKAKAIISTYPEIGQDVDKDSDLTVAKFYLEKK; the protein is encoded by the coding sequence ATGGTAAATGCTATTATATTAGCGGGGTCTGATAAAAACAAATCAGGCACCCCTTATGAATGCAAAGCATTGATAAAGCTAAATAATAAGTTCATGATTGAATATGTATTAGATGCGGTGTGCAGCTCAAGGCATGTATCGCGAATAGTTGTTGTAGGACCGAGGAAACTTAAAGATTTATTTGAAACAAAATATCCAAGGGTAGAATTTGTAGAAGAAGATACTTCGATAATGAAAAATGCAAAAAAGGGAATTGAGTATCTAAATGACACTAAAAAAATTTTATTTTTAACTTCAGATTTACCATTTATAACCGCTGAGGCGATAGACCATTTTATTGAGGAGTCAATAAAAACAGGTGCTGATATTTGCTATCCTATTGTTGAAAAAAGTATAAATGATGAGAAGTACCCTCAAATGAAAAGAACATATGGTACTGTAAAAGAAGGGACGTTTACAGGGGGAAATGCAATAATAATCAATCCTTCTATTTTTGACAGATGCTATAGTCTTGCCGAAAAGCTTGTAGAAAAGCGCAAAAACCCTATTGCGATGGCAAGATTGATAGGGCCAACCATTCTTTTACTCTTTTTGACAAAAAAACTTTCCATTCAAAAGGTTGAAAAGAGAGTTTCAAAGGTTTTTAAAGTGAAAGCAAAAGCCATAATCTCTACATACCCTGAAATTGGACAGGACGTTGACAAGGATTCTGATTTGACTGTGGCAAAATTCTATCTTGAAAAAAAATGA